In Anaerolineales bacterium, one DNA window encodes the following:
- a CDS encoding roadblock/LC7 domain-containing protein — MTKNRTQQMVDRLRELQASSPDIEASAVVSVDGLSIASALPQGVEEDRVSAMSAAMLSLGERIAGELGRGSLEQVYIKGLKGYVVLMSVGEEAVLTALAREQAKLGLIFLDMRRAAEDLAKLI, encoded by the coding sequence TTGACCAAAAACCGTACACAACAAATGGTGGATCGCCTGCGTGAATTGCAGGCATCCTCACCAGATATTGAAGCATCGGCGGTCGTCAGTGTTGATGGGCTTAGCATTGCCTCGGCTCTCCCTCAAGGCGTGGAGGAAGATCGTGTTTCAGCCATGTCTGCGGCGATGCTTTCGCTGGGTGAACGTATCGCTGGCGAGCTTGGACGTGGCTCTCTTGAGCAGGTTTACATTAAGGGCTTGAAAGGGTACGTTGTTTTAATGTCGGTTGGCGAAGAGGCAGTCCTCACCGCCTTGGCACGCGAACAGGCCAAACTTGGCCTGATCTTCCTTGATATGCGTCGAGCCGCCGAAGATCTGGCGAAGTTGATCTAG
- a CDS encoding 4-vinyl reductase, which translates to MSPIEKSGLYYPNKFGLITIKSLEEVMGKNGLNAILNLAGMNHYIENYPPDNLDKGFDFVELSAIGSALEEMYGPRGGRGLALRAGRATFSDALRNFGALAGAADLAFVVLPLQSKLRIGLPAFAKIFSQLSDQQTTVEEKDTEWIWTIHKCPCCWGRTGADKPVCFIATGLLQESLKWVSGGNEFRVNESKCVAIGDNVCEFIVQKEPIS; encoded by the coding sequence ATGAGCCCTATTGAAAAAAGCGGTTTGTATTATCCCAATAAATTTGGCCTGATCACCATCAAGTCCCTCGAAGAAGTGATGGGTAAGAACGGCTTGAACGCGATCTTGAATCTTGCCGGCATGAATCACTACATCGAAAATTATCCTCCCGATAACCTCGATAAAGGCTTTGATTTTGTTGAACTTTCTGCAATTGGCTCCGCCCTGGAGGAAATGTATGGACCGCGTGGCGGACGCGGACTCGCGCTTCGCGCGGGACGCGCAACCTTTTCAGACGCCTTGAGGAATTTCGGGGCACTGGCAGGCGCCGCGGACCTGGCGTTTGTCGTCCTCCCGCTTCAATCCAAGCTGAGGATTGGTCTGCCGGCCTTTGCAAAGATCTTCTCCCAATTAAGCGACCAGCAGACAACGGTCGAGGAGAAAGACACGGAATGGATATGGACAATCCATAAATGTCCGTGTTGCTGGGGACGCACTGGCGCAGATAAACCCGTTTGTTTCATTGCAACGGGGTTGTTGCAGGAAAGCCTTAAGTGGGTCTCGGGCGGTAATGAATTTCGCGTGAACGAGTCCAAGTGCGTTGCAATTGGTGACAATGTCTGCGAATTCATTGTCCAAAAAGAACCCATCTCCTAG
- a CDS encoding response regulator, whose protein sequence is MADTKPKILIIEDDLDVAEMLNAYFSVQGYEVFTVNWGEDGVRSSQQFHPDLVILDIRLPDIDGYEVARRLRADRRTVDIPIIFLTEKRDRSDRLQGLEIGADDYITKPFDVQELRLRVQNALKRVNQESLTNPVTGLPEGALVDEKLSEVLGDDGAALLFISLENMGAFREAYGFVASDDVLRATSLMIVTTMREVSRPEDFLGHVSATDFLLVLPPSNLAALAEKLRARLDQSMEYFYPIKDRDRFSKQTDRLGVKLAVIASLKNKPRNVEQIIAELMRLKE, encoded by the coding sequence GTGGCGGACACCAAGCCAAAAATACTCATCATTGAAGATGATCTTGATGTGGCTGAAATGTTGAATGCGTATTTCAGCGTGCAGGGTTATGAGGTGTTCACTGTTAATTGGGGGGAGGATGGAGTTCGTTCATCGCAGCAATTTCATCCCGACCTGGTCATTCTCGATATCCGTCTTCCCGATATTGATGGATACGAAGTAGCCCGGCGGTTGCGCGCCGACCGGCGCACTGTGGATATCCCGATTATTTTCCTGACCGAAAAACGGGATCGCTCTGACCGCCTCCAGGGGTTGGAGATTGGAGCCGACGATTACATTACCAAACCTTTCGATGTGCAGGAATTACGGCTGCGGGTGCAAAATGCCCTTAAACGTGTCAACCAAGAGTCATTGACCAACCCTGTGACCGGATTGCCCGAAGGTGCGCTGGTGGATGAAAAACTCTCTGAAGTGCTTGGTGACGATGGTGCGGCGTTATTGTTTATTTCGCTGGAGAACATGGGCGCTTTCCGTGAGGCATATGGGTTCGTCGCTTCGGACGATGTGTTGCGTGCGACCAGTTTAATGATCGTCACCACCATGCGCGAGGTCAGCCGCCCTGAGGATTTCCTGGGCCATGTCAGCGCCACGGATTTCCTGCTTGTTCTTCCGCCATCAAACCTTGCCGCACTAGCCGAGAAACTGCGTGCCCGCCTGGATCAGTCCATGGAATATTTTTATCCTATCAAGGATCGTGATCGATTTTCGAAACAGACAGATCGCCTTGGCGTAAAATTGGCGGTAATTGCGTCCCTGAAAAACAAGCCTAGAAACGTTGAGCAGATAATAGCGGAATTGATGCGACTTAAGGAATAA
- a CDS encoding polyprenol monophosphomannose synthase: protein MRITAITPTYNEAENLPKLVSALFSLPLDLHLLVVDDNSPDGTGQVADELALKFPGLIEVLHRPGKMGLRSAYLNGFQKILDGGAQAVVQMDADFSHDPYALAGMSKLLEEFDVVLGSRYIRGGSVDREWPFWRKSLSAFGNFYARNILGLPLHDVTTGYRMWRSESLKRIPFERIQSSGYVFLVEMIYLAHCLEFKIGESPIYFADRRWGKSKMSLKIQLEAALRVWQVRWNYRGLKKAGRLARL from the coding sequence TTGCGTATCACAGCCATCACCCCCACGTATAACGAAGCGGAGAACCTTCCCAAGCTGGTCTCCGCTTTATTTTCGCTTCCGCTGGACTTGCATTTGCTGGTCGTGGATGATAACAGTCCCGATGGAACGGGTCAGGTTGCTGATGAACTGGCTCTGAAATTTCCTGGCCTTATCGAGGTTCTCCATCGTCCGGGGAAAATGGGTTTGCGCTCGGCGTATTTGAACGGATTTCAAAAAATACTGGACGGCGGCGCCCAGGCAGTCGTCCAGATGGATGCGGATTTCTCTCACGATCCATACGCACTTGCGGGGATGTCAAAGCTCCTTGAAGAGTTCGATGTCGTTCTGGGGTCACGTTATATACGAGGCGGTTCCGTGGACCGCGAATGGCCCTTCTGGCGGAAGAGTCTCTCTGCGTTCGGGAATTTTTATGCGCGTAATATTTTGGGTCTGCCTTTACATGATGTCACCACGGGATATCGCATGTGGCGGAGCGAATCGTTGAAGCGGATTCCGTTCGAGCGAATTCAATCGAGCGGCTATGTTTTTCTTGTGGAAATGATATACCTGGCGCATTGCCTTGAATTCAAGATCGGTGAATCGCCAATCTATTTTGCGGACCGTCGCTGGGGAAAATCCAAGATGTCTCTCAAGATCCAGCTGGAGGCCGCCCTTCGCGTCTGGCAGGTCAGGTGGAATTATCGTGGTTTGAAAAAGGCGGGCAGGCTGGCGAGGTTATAA
- the typA gene encoding translational GTPase TypA encodes MIIERTDLRNIAIIAHVDHGKTTLVDELLKQSHTFREHQHVEERMMDSNDLERERGITILAKNTAISLADPSTKLPVKINIVDTPGHADFGGEVERVMNMVDGVLLLVDAAEGPMPQTRFVLKKALGMGHKAIVVINKVDRKDAEPSRVLNETFDLFIELGATEEQADFPVVYAQATAGKAGLSADLGPDLQPLFDVILKHIPAPKVNPNAPLQMLVTALGYDDYRGVTAIGRVFAGTIKAGQKMARIKLDGTILPESARYLYTFKGLTKIEIDEVKAGDIISLAGLEGIAIGETLADLANPVALPTIKVEEPTVRMTFGVNTSPLTGKEGKWGTSRKLRERLFDELRTNVSLRVEETDSAENFLVSGRGELHLGILIETMRREGYEFQVSRPEVIFHKAEDGALLEPFEEVHIETSAETVGVVVEMLGSRRGKMMDMQDAGQGMTRIVYLVPTRGLLGFRYQFLTSTRGAGVMHTIFSGYDEMAGPIASRTRGSIVAWEAGVTTAYALKSAEERGQLFVGPGETVYEGMVIGENARGSDLPINVCKKKHLTNMRASGGDMEIRLTPPRQMSLDEAVEYLSDDELLEVTPESFRIRKRVLSTDERGKQTKKVKEQLGEA; translated from the coding sequence ATGATAATCGAACGAACCGACCTTCGTAACATCGCCATTATCGCGCACGTTGACCATGGCAAGACCACGCTTGTGGATGAACTGCTGAAACAATCCCACACCTTCCGCGAGCACCAGCACGTGGAAGAGCGCATGATGGATTCAAACGACCTGGAACGTGAGCGCGGGATTACCATCCTTGCCAAGAATACGGCCATCTCGCTGGCTGACCCGTCAACCAAGCTGCCTGTCAAGATCAATATTGTGGATACGCCAGGTCACGCCGATTTTGGGGGTGAGGTGGAGCGCGTCATGAACATGGTCGACGGTGTCCTCCTGCTTGTGGATGCTGCGGAAGGCCCCATGCCGCAAACGCGCTTTGTGTTGAAGAAAGCGCTCGGAATGGGACACAAAGCCATTGTTGTGATTAACAAAGTGGATCGCAAGGATGCCGAGCCTTCCCGTGTATTGAATGAAACATTCGACTTGTTCATTGAATTGGGCGCAACGGAAGAGCAGGCGGACTTCCCGGTTGTCTACGCCCAGGCAACGGCCGGCAAAGCGGGTCTCTCCGCGGACCTTGGACCCGATCTCCAGCCTTTGTTTGACGTGATCCTCAAGCATATCCCTGCCCCTAAGGTCAATCCCAACGCGCCTTTGCAAATGCTCGTCACAGCGCTTGGCTATGACGATTACCGCGGCGTGACCGCCATTGGACGTGTTTTTGCAGGCACGATCAAGGCTGGCCAAAAGATGGCTCGTATCAAGCTGGATGGAACAATCCTGCCCGAAAGTGCGCGTTACCTTTATACCTTCAAAGGTTTGACCAAGATCGAAATTGACGAGGTTAAGGCAGGCGATATTATCTCGCTGGCTGGGTTGGAAGGGATCGCCATCGGTGAAACCCTCGCTGACCTTGCCAACCCGGTCGCCCTGCCGACCATTAAGGTGGAGGAACCGACCGTCCGAATGACATTTGGCGTGAATACATCCCCGCTTACAGGCAAGGAGGGGAAGTGGGGTACTTCGCGAAAACTGCGTGAACGGTTGTTTGATGAACTCCGCACCAATGTTTCTTTACGCGTGGAAGAAACTGATTCCGCTGAAAACTTTCTGGTCTCCGGGCGCGGCGAACTGCATTTGGGTATTTTGATCGAAACAATGCGCCGTGAGGGATATGAGTTCCAGGTTTCCCGGCCTGAGGTTATTTTTCATAAAGCCGAAGACGGTGCATTACTCGAACCGTTTGAAGAGGTGCATATCGAGACCAGCGCTGAAACGGTCGGCGTTGTCGTGGAAATGCTCGGGAGCAGGCGCGGCAAAATGATGGACATGCAGGATGCAGGTCAGGGAATGACGCGCATTGTTTACCTCGTCCCAACCCGCGGATTGCTTGGCTTCCGTTATCAATTTCTAACATCCACCCGCGGAGCCGGCGTCATGCATACCATCTTTAGTGGCTATGATGAAATGGCCGGCCCGATTGCATCGCGTACGAGGGGGTCCATCGTTGCATGGGAGGCAGGCGTGACCACTGCCTATGCACTCAAGAGCGCAGAGGAACGCGGACAGTTGTTTGTGGGCCCGGGTGAAACGGTTTATGAGGGCATGGTTATTGGCGAAAATGCGCGGGGGAGTGATTTGCCGATCAATGTTTGTAAAAAGAAGCATCTGACCAATATGCGCGCATCCGGTGGAGACATGGAAATCCGCCTCACTCCGCCCCGGCAAATGTCACTCGACGAGGCAGTTGAATACCTCTCTGATGACGAGTTGCTTGAGGTGACCCCTGAAAGTTTCCGTATTCGCAAGCGCGTCCTGTCCACGGATGAGCGTGGCAAGCAAACTAAAAAAGTGAAGGAACAGCTTGGGGAAGCATAG
- a CDS encoding SH3 domain-containing protein: MKRIAFPAVMAAIMLSACNLPGASPIDPQLATFAALTVEAALNATPLADAISVTQADIEATATFSQPLASVGDVTNCRTGPGVNYQRITQILPDDPVEIIGFFPPNYWIVSTTAGTCWVSGEFVTPSGSFAAVPTVTAPPTPFGGDPDAPSFAKTDGWSYFCYSGLADITLKWVDKSTSETGYRVLRNGEVAAELPANSSTYSETISLLSGQSVGYQIQAFNAAGQATSSVATMTCP; encoded by the coding sequence ATGAAGAGGATCGCCTTTCCTGCAGTTATGGCAGCCATCATGCTCTCAGCCTGCAACCTGCCCGGCGCAAGTCCGATAGATCCGCAACTGGCCACTTTCGCCGCATTGACTGTGGAAGCCGCGCTCAACGCAACCCCGCTTGCCGATGCCATATCGGTCACGCAGGCCGATATAGAGGCAACAGCCACGTTTTCCCAACCTCTGGCGAGTGTGGGCGATGTCACCAACTGCCGCACCGGGCCGGGGGTAAATTATCAACGGATCACTCAGATCTTGCCGGATGACCCTGTCGAAATTATCGGCTTCTTCCCGCCAAACTATTGGATCGTATCCACGACGGCGGGTACCTGTTGGGTATCCGGCGAATTCGTTACCCCATCGGGAAGTTTCGCCGCCGTGCCAACAGTCACCGCGCCGCCCACACCTTTTGGCGGAGATCCGGATGCTCCATCGTTCGCAAAAACGGACGGCTGGAGTTACTTCTGCTATAGCGGCCTGGCAGACATCACCTTGAAATGGGTTGACAAATCCACAAGTGAAACGGGATACCGGGTCTTAAGGAACGGCGAGGTTGCCGCCGAGCTCCCAGCAAATTCAAGCACCTACTCTGAAACCATTAGCCTGCTTTCAGGGCAAAGCGTGGGCTATCAGATTCAGGCATTTAACGCCGCCGGTCAAGCCACAAGCAGTGTGGCAACCATGACCTGCCCGTAG
- a CDS encoding homogentisate 1,2-dioxygenase gives MPFYHKLGTIPHKRHTQFKKPDGKLYREELMGLEGFSSLQSILYHHFLPPRIKKMADIGPAKPEYVDFGPIRHRAFATAPTPLGADPVAGRIPLLGNNDVILGISRAPRGRMDYFYRNSQAYETWWVHEGSGTLKSQFGNLPFRKGDYIVIPFGSTWQMELDEECKFFTIENPSQIEPPKRYRNPYGQLLEHAPYCERDIRVPEGLETHTERGEFEVRVKVRDRISQHILDYHPHDVIGWDGYLYPWIFNIEDFEPITGRVHQPPPVHQTFEGWNFVVCSFVPRLFDYHPEGIPAPYNHSNIQSDEVIYYAEGNFMSRKGIDRSDVSLHPFGLPHGPQPGMTEASIGKTETRELAVMVDTFHPLHLTKQATEMEKPYMETWFEGDGE, from the coding sequence ATGCCTTTTTACCACAAACTTGGAACGATCCCCCACAAACGCCACACACAATTCAAAAAACCCGACGGCAAACTCTACCGTGAAGAACTGATGGGGCTGGAGGGTTTCTCATCCCTGCAATCCATCCTCTACCATCATTTCCTGCCGCCGCGCATAAAAAAGATGGCGGATATCGGACCCGCCAAACCCGAGTATGTGGATTTTGGCCCCATCCGCCACCGCGCATTTGCCACGGCTCCCACCCCGCTCGGGGCTGATCCTGTCGCCGGGCGGATTCCCCTCCTCGGCAACAATGACGTCATCCTCGGCATTTCCCGCGCCCCCAGGGGAAGGATGGACTACTTCTACCGCAACTCGCAGGCGTATGAAACCTGGTGGGTTCACGAAGGGAGCGGCACGCTCAAGAGCCAGTTCGGTAATCTGCCCTTCCGCAAGGGGGATTACATCGTCATCCCCTTTGGATCCACATGGCAGATGGAACTGGACGAGGAGTGTAAATTCTTCACCATCGAAAACCCGAGTCAGATCGAGCCGCCCAAACGCTACCGCAACCCTTATGGACAACTGCTTGAACATGCGCCCTACTGCGAGCGTGACATCCGGGTACCTGAAGGGCTGGAAACGCACACCGAACGAGGTGAGTTCGAGGTCCGCGTAAAAGTGCGTGATCGTATCTCCCAGCACATCCTCGACTATCATCCCCACGATGTCATCGGCTGGGACGGCTATCTCTACCCGTGGATATTCAACATCGAAGACTTCGAGCCAATCACGGGTCGCGTCCACCAACCGCCGCCGGTGCACCAGACCTTCGAAGGCTGGAACTTCGTCGTCTGCTCCTTCGTCCCGCGCCTGTTCGACTATCATCCCGAAGGCATCCCCGCGCCCTACAACCACTCCAACATCCAATCGGACGAGGTCATTTATTACGCCGAAGGGAACTTCATGAGCCGCAAAGGCATCGACCGCTCCGACGTCAGCCTGCATCCGTTCGGTCTGCCACACGGGCCGCAGCCCGGCATGACCGAGGCCAGCATTGGCAAGACCGAAACCCGCGAACTCGCCGTAATGGTGGACACCTTCCATCCCCTGCACCTGACCAAACAGGCAACGGAAATGGAAAAGCCCTACATGGAAACCTGGTTCGAAGGCGATGGCGAATAG
- the hppD gene encoding 4-hydroxyphenylpyruvate dioxygenase, which translates to MVTKEKPETRPMTEEADFLQIKSVDHVHFYVGNAKHAMYYWWKAFGFKPVAYSGLETGNREFASYVLESGQARLVVSAAYSPSSPLASHHLVHGDGVKVIALEVDNAEKAWLATTSRGGKSAWAPREEKDDFGIYRTSAIYTYGETLHVFVDRGDYKGVFAPTYKPIQYETESTGLAAIDHIVGNVQLGKMNHWVNFYHQVMGFRQLMHFDDKDISTEYSALMSKVMQNGNGRVKFPINEPAEGKRKSQIEEYLDYYMSPGAQHLAIITGNILDTVDKLRKNGVEFLRVPDTYYELLPDRIGSIKEDYKAIQELGILVDKDDEGYLLQIFTRPIQDRPTMFIEVIQRHGAQGFGKGNFKALFESLELEQQRRGNL; encoded by the coding sequence ATGGTCACAAAAGAAAAACCCGAAACCCGCCCCATGACCGAGGAAGCCGACTTCCTCCAGATCAAATCCGTTGACCACGTGCATTTCTACGTCGGCAACGCCAAGCATGCCATGTATTATTGGTGGAAGGCATTTGGATTTAAGCCCGTGGCATATTCCGGGCTCGAAACCGGCAACCGCGAATTTGCCTCGTATGTCCTTGAATCGGGGCAGGCGCGCCTGGTCGTTTCTGCTGCCTACTCACCCTCCAGCCCGCTCGCCTCACATCACTTGGTGCATGGTGACGGCGTCAAGGTCATCGCTCTTGAAGTGGACAACGCGGAAAAAGCCTGGCTGGCAACCACCTCGCGCGGCGGAAAGTCCGCGTGGGCGCCGCGCGAGGAGAAGGATGACTTCGGCATCTACCGCACCTCCGCCATCTACACCTACGGCGAGACCCTGCACGTCTTTGTGGACAGAGGCGATTACAAAGGCGTCTTTGCTCCTACCTATAAACCCATTCAATACGAAACCGAATCGACCGGACTAGCCGCCATCGACCACATCGTAGGCAACGTGCAACTCGGCAAGATGAACCACTGGGTGAATTTCTATCACCAAGTGATGGGCTTCCGCCAGTTGATGCACTTCGACGACAAGGACATCTCCACTGAATATTCCGCGCTCATGTCCAAGGTGATGCAAAATGGAAACGGACGCGTCAAATTCCCGATCAACGAACCAGCTGAAGGCAAACGCAAAAGCCAGATCGAGGAATATCTCGATTACTACATGTCGCCCGGCGCGCAACACCTCGCCATCATCACCGGCAACATCCTCGACACTGTAGACAAACTCCGCAAAAACGGCGTTGAATTCCTGCGCGTGCCAGACACCTACTACGAATTACTGCCCGACCGCATTGGCAGCATCAAGGAAGATTACAAAGCCATTCAGGAACTCGGCATCCTGGTGGATAAGGACGACGAAGGCTACCTCCTGCAGATCTTCACACGCCCCATTCAAGACCGCCCGACCATGTTCATCGAGGTCATCCAGCGCCACGGCGCGCAGGGATTTGGAAAGGGCAACTTCAAAGCCCTGTTCGAATCGCTCGAACTCGAACAACAGCGCCGCGGCAATCTATAG
- a CDS encoding SH3 domain-containing protein: MKFKNKNYLILPLFMILSMACGLSAAPAAEAPTAEVITVVVTATESAVEEASTDSATATLNQDLNVRGGPGTAYPIVTALTGGATVDIIGKNADGSWWLVSLEGGKTGWISAPFTTSNNTESVPVVDVPPPPQQSSSGGSSGGSSGGSGSGGSGGSGGGSSGGSGSGGQTAPSDSDIKININVKNGSANQSDAVSYPNGDTTDKIFVTVNGFDSVKTSGFITYTLTCSGGTPNVKAVGGAVTGSVGCNKTWKVFYTNVSYKETITITQGSDGYTNWTLIASAGG; this comes from the coding sequence ATGAAGTTTAAAAATAAGAATTATCTGATACTGCCCCTGTTTATGATCCTTTCCATGGCTTGTGGTTTATCGGCTGCTCCCGCTGCAGAAGCGCCAACAGCGGAAGTCATCACAGTGGTGGTCACGGCTACGGAATCTGCCGTTGAGGAGGCATCCACTGACAGTGCCACCGCAACTCTCAATCAGGATCTTAATGTACGCGGCGGGCCTGGAACCGCCTACCCCATCGTGACCGCACTTACAGGAGGCGCAACAGTAGACATCATCGGCAAAAACGCGGACGGAAGCTGGTGGCTCGTTTCGCTTGAGGGTGGAAAGACGGGATGGATTTCTGCTCCGTTCACAACAAGCAATAATACTGAAAGTGTTCCGGTTGTGGATGTACCTCCCCCGCCACAGCAAAGTTCATCCGGTGGAAGTTCCGGGGGAAGCTCCGGCGGAAGCGGTTCAGGCGGCAGCGGTGGTTCGGGCGGTGGCAGTTCCGGCGGTAGCGGCTCCGGAGGACAAACTGCTCCTTCAGATAGCGATATTAAAATTAATATTAATGTCAAAAATGGCAGTGCTAATCAGTCCGATGCTGTTTCCTATCCCAACGGCGATACCACCGACAAAATCTTTGTAACCGTAAATGGATTCGACAGCGTGAAAACATCGGGATTTATCACCTATACATTGACATGTTCAGGCGGCACTCCCAATGTCAAGGCGGTCGGAGGCGCAGTGACTGGATCGGTTGGCTGTAACAAAACATGGAAGGTCTTTTACACCAATGTGAGTTACAAGGAAACCATAACCATCACTCAGGGTTCGGATGGTTATACCAACTGGACGCTGATTGCCAGCGCAGGCGGCTAA
- a CDS encoding TIGR02206 family membrane protein yields the protein MEKYFSLVYAGPAFQLFGVNHLIAIGLITLFCLSFLYFRKIWGEKERKIVRWTLAIVLVMNELSLHVWSAYWGIWDVKTLLPLHLCSIILWLTPIMLVTKNYTIYEFLYFLGIGGAMQAVLTPADAANYNFPHFRIMQTFIAHGLLIAIAIYMTVVEGLRPTLRSFLRVILWTNIYMVPVFFINQWLGSNYLFVAGKPDFPTLLDALGPWPWYILQLELVGFAILFLLYLPFIIQDRFTNKSGGLSV from the coding sequence ATGGAAAAATACTTTTCGCTGGTCTATGCAGGCCCGGCGTTTCAACTTTTTGGCGTAAACCATTTAATTGCAATCGGGCTCATTACCCTGTTTTGTCTTTCCTTTCTCTATTTCCGTAAAATATGGGGCGAAAAGGAAAGGAAGATCGTCCGCTGGACGCTTGCCATCGTGCTGGTCATGAACGAGTTGTCATTGCACGTCTGGTCGGCGTATTGGGGCATCTGGGATGTGAAGACCCTGCTCCCGCTTCATTTGTGCAGCATCATCCTGTGGCTGACGCCCATCATGCTGGTCACAAAAAATTACACGATCTATGAATTCCTGTATTTCCTTGGGATTGGGGGAGCGATGCAGGCAGTGTTGACTCCCGCCGACGCAGCGAATTACAACTTCCCGCACTTCCGCATCATGCAAACCTTCATTGCACATGGATTATTGATCGCCATCGCCATTTACATGACTGTGGTCGAGGGACTCCGTCCCACACTGCGGTCTTTCTTGCGCGTCATCCTCTGGACGAATATCTACATGGTTCCCGTCTTTTTCATCAACCAATGGCTTGGGAGCAACTATCTCTTCGTCGCGGGCAAACCAGATTTCCCGACACTGCTCGATGCGCTCGGCCCCTGGCCATGGTACATTCTGCAACTGGAACTGGTCGGGTTCGCCATCTTGTTCCTGCTCTACCTGCCATTCATCATCCAGGATAGATTTACAAATAAATCCGGCGGGCTGTCTGTATAA
- a CDS encoding YbaK/EbsC family protein, with protein sequence MSTLSPSAQKIQNLLNSLGYSYTIIEHAESTRTAQEAADRAGCELGQIVKSLIFKGKESGKPILVLTSGPNRANEKRISEYAGESIGKADADFVRAVTGFAIGGVPPLGHIEKMETYIDEDFLQYPTIWAAAGTPNAIFELKTEDLQKMTGGTVAKIKQ encoded by the coding sequence ATGTCAACACTCTCCCCCTCCGCACAAAAGATACAAAATTTATTGAACTCGCTCGGCTACTCGTACACCATAATCGAGCACGCCGAGTCCACGCGCACGGCGCAGGAAGCCGCCGACCGCGCGGGCTGTGAACTGGGACAGATCGTCAAGTCGCTGATCTTCAAAGGCAAAGAGTCGGGCAAGCCGATCCTGGTGCTGACCAGCGGACCGAACCGCGCGAACGAGAAGCGCATCAGCGAATATGCGGGTGAATCCATCGGCAAAGCCGACGCCGATTTCGTCCGCGCTGTGACGGGCTTTGCGATCGGCGGCGTGCCGCCGCTTGGTCACATCGAAAAAATGGAAACCTACATCGACGAGGATTTTTTGCAATATCCCACCATCTGGGCGGCGGCTGGCACGCCGAACGCGATCTTCGAGTTGAAGACCGAGGATCTGCAAAAGATGACGGGCGGGACGGTCGCGAAGATCAAGCAGTAG
- a CDS encoding class I SAM-dependent methyltransferase, with translation MERVPRPKYKARESYNIMSRWYDLFTSSEKRFTDIGIQMLDAQSNESILEIGCGTGYALVEFARKGGRVVAIDLSENMLQVARRKVRSTCIGLCQADGLSIPFPDNSFDAIFISFTLELFDTPEIPNALKEYHRTLKPDGRIGIVSLAKQETAAVRIYEWFHRKMPTFIDCRPIYLQRILKEAGFQVRESTIKKMWGLPVEIVIAKKGENASSEKTPLPP, from the coding sequence ATGGAACGAGTGCCTCGTCCAAAGTATAAAGCGCGTGAAAGCTACAACATCATGTCCCGCTGGTACGACTTGTTCACAAGCAGTGAGAAGCGATTTACCGATATTGGTATCCAAATGCTTGATGCGCAATCAAATGAGTCCATTTTGGAGATCGGCTGCGGGACAGGTTATGCACTGGTGGAGTTTGCGAGGAAAGGTGGAAGGGTCGTTGCAATCGACTTGTCCGAGAACATGCTTCAAGTTGCACGCAGAAAAGTTAGAAGCACATGCATAGGGCTGTGTCAGGCGGACGGATTGTCCATCCCATTCCCTGATAACAGTTTTGATGCCATTTTCATATCCTTCACTCTTGAATTATTCGACACACCAGAAATACCGAATGCGCTGAAAGAATATCATCGAACCCTAAAACCCGATGGTCGCATCGGCATTGTCTCACTTGCCAAACAGGAGACAGCGGCTGTCCGCATTTACGAATGGTTCCATCGAAAGATGCCAACGTTCATAGATTGCCGCCCGATCTATCTGCAACGTATTTTGAAGGAAGCAGGGTTTCAAGTCCGAGAGTCCACGATCAAAAAGATGTGGGGATTGCCTGTTGAAATTGTAATTGCAAAAAAAGGCGAGAATGCTTCGAGCGAAAAAACACCGCTCCCGCCATGA